AGAATAATAAATAACAGTAAAAATGGCTTAAATCTCATCTACTTCTTATCCTCTGGTACGTAACCCTCAATATGAACCTCTTTACCTTCAAATAAAAAATTAACCATTTCTGTTTCTAATAATTTACGGTGTTCAACATCCATCATATTTAGTTTTTTTTCATTAACTAACATCGTCTGTTTTTTAATCCATTCTGCCCATGCCTGCTTACTAATAGAATTAAAAATTCGTGTGCCTAGTTCACCTGGATAAAGTTGAAAATCTAAACCTTCAGCGTCTTTCTTAAAATACTCACAAAATACTGTACGAGCCATTGTTATACCCTTAATTCATTTAAAATTCGTTTGATGGGAGCTGCCAATCCCACTTTATTTGGTTGTTGTAAATCATACCAATAATCTTGATTCAAAGATATATTGGTTGTATAAATTTCTGATTCCTCTGCAACTTTCAAAACATCCTTTTCTACTGGTTGCTCATTTAACTCCACTAAAATAGGAATAATATCCAAATGGAAATGACTAAATGTATGGCGAAAAGCAACCAATTGTTGCATTTTTTGTAAATTTTTATTCACAAGTGACCGCTTCAAATCCTCCAAAGTATCAAACTGGGGAAATACAAACAGACCACCCCAAAGCCCTTTGGCTTCTCGCTTTTCTAAAAACACTTTTGAGCCACATTTTAAAATCAAAAAATAACACTGCTTTTGGGGTAACACTTTTTTAGGTTTTTTCGTCGGAAACCTCTCCCAAGCTTGCTCTTGATTGGTTTTACAATTCTCTTCAACAGGACAAAGTGTGCATTTAGGTTTCGTTCGAGTGCATATCATTGCACCTAAATCCATCATTGCCTGATTAAAATCAGTTACTCCTTTGTTAGGTGTAATTTGTGCAGAAAGTTCCCATAATTTATTTTCCACCGCTTTTTTACTGCTATGTCCCTCAACCATAAAAAAACGGGCTAACACTCGTTTGACATTACCATCTAAGATAGGGTGAGGCTGTCCTAAAACGGAGGATAATACGGCACCAGCAGTACTTCTTCCCACCCCAGACAAAGCAAGCACATCATCAAAATGAGTTGGAAATTCACCTTCAAACTTATCTCGAATTTGAATCGCTGCTTTATGCAAATTTCTCGCGCGGGCATAATAACCTAACCCAGTCCATAAATGTAACACCTCATCAATATCGGCATTCGCTAAATCAATGACAGTAGGGAAACGTGCCACAAAACGTTCAAAATAGGGAATAACGGTCACCACTTGTGTCTGCTGCAACATTACTTCTGAGAGCCACACGGTATAAAGAGTTTTATTTTGCTGCCAAGGTAAGTTTTTGCGACCATATTGTTGATACCATTGTAATACGGGTTCCGCAAAGCAGAAATCTGAGTTCATTTTTAGTTAAAGCTATATTTACATTTAAAACGATATGGTATCGCAAATCGTAAAATCTGTATAATACTTTAAAGTTTTCTCTATCTACAAAAGAAAAAAGAACACCACAATACTTATAAAAAGTACCATAATGTCCTCTCTTTCTTTCGATTTCTAATATAGGGTAACGCTAATAATGTGTAAATTTCTTACACAATGTTACCGCTATATCCGTCAAAATTATAAAACTTCTAATAATTCGACTTCAAATACTAACGTACTAAATGGTGGAATTAATTGACCAGCACCACGCTCACCATAAGCTAACTCGTGTGGCACGACTAAACGCCATTTAGAACCTGCTGGCATCATTGTTAATGCTTCAACCCAACCTTTGATTACACCATTTACAGGAAATTCTGCTGGCTCACCACGTTTAATTGAACTATCAAACTCTTGCCCAGTGATTAAAGAACCTGCATAGTGAACACGTACTTTATCTTCTGCTGATGGCACTTTACCGTTACCTTCAACTAATACTTCATACTGTAAACCACTTTCAGTAACTTGAACGCCTTTTGCTTTTTTATTTTCTTCTAAAAATGCTTTTCCATCTTGTTCAATTTGAGCAAACATTGCTTGTTGTGCTTTTTCTGCACGTTGTTGTAATTCCTGTAATGCAACAGTGATTTCATTCACATCTACTGCAGGAGGATTTTGATGTAACACATCAAAAATGCCTTTCATAACTGTCTCAGGCTCAACCTCTAAACCGCTGCCTAAAAGTTGCTGTCCGATTTGTAAACCAATACCATAACCACCTTTTTCTTCAGTAGTTTCTAATTTCACAGAGTCAAAATTTAACGCCATAATAATTTCCTTTTTGTTTAAACGAGTTTTATAGATGGGGAGTTTTTTTAAAAAAACAAGAATAAGCGGTAAGATTTTATCAAAAATTTGCAAATTTTAACCACATTCTTTTTTTGTTGATCCTTTTTTCTTTACAAACGTATTTTTTACTCTGACCGATTTTCTTACATAAGTTATCCAAATTAAGCAATAAATTGTCATAATTCTTATTGCTATATCACCTCGTACAACAGAAATTAATACATCTTTAAAAACTAAATACTCTACGGAAGTATCAACTATAATAAAGAGTAAACTTGCTAATGAGATGATCACAAATAATTTTGGAAATTTATAATGTTTAGTAAAAAATAAATAAGCGAGATAAATCCAAGCCAGTAATATTAAAATATTACAAACTAATTCACATATTACAAAATATTTTAAATGAGGAACATAATACGGTGAATTAACCGTAATCAGCTCCTCCCAAAATTCATTTTCAAATATCAGCTCATAAATTGGAAAAAGCTCTGCCAATATTTGAAAAGGTGCAAATAAAATACTAGTACCTAATAAGATAAACCAACCTTTATGCTCTTTTTCTGGAATATCTACTAGCATTTTACTTCTACTCCGACAACGCCGCCAACTGATCCGCTTGATGTTCAGTAATAATCGGTTGAATTAACTCTTCCATTTTACCATTCATTACTTCATCTAAACGGTATAAAGTTAGGTTGATTCGATGATCCGTTACTCGCCCTTGTGGATAGTTATAAGTACGAATTTTATCACTACGATCTCCTGAACCTAATAAGTTACGACGTGTATCTGCTTGTTGTGCTGCTCGGCGCTCTTGCTCTGCTTGCACAATACGAGAAGCCAGTACTGA
This DNA window, taken from Pasteurella skyensis, encodes the following:
- a CDS encoding oxidative damage protection protein, with amino-acid sequence MARTVFCEYFKKDAEGLDFQLYPGELGTRIFNSISKQAWAEWIKKQTMLVNEKKLNMMDVEHRKLLETEMVNFLFEGKEVHIEGYVPEDKK
- the mutY gene encoding A/G-specific adenine glycosylase; amino-acid sequence: MNSDFCFAEPVLQWYQQYGRKNLPWQQNKTLYTVWLSEVMLQQTQVVTVIPYFERFVARFPTVIDLANADIDEVLHLWTGLGYYARARNLHKAAIQIRDKFEGEFPTHFDDVLALSGVGRSTAGAVLSSVLGQPHPILDGNVKRVLARFFMVEGHSSKKAVENKLWELSAQITPNKGVTDFNQAMMDLGAMICTRTKPKCTLCPVEENCKTNQEQAWERFPTKKPKKVLPQKQCYFLILKCGSKVFLEKREAKGLWGGLFVFPQFDTLEDLKRSLVNKNLQKMQQLVAFRHTFSHFHLDIIPILVELNEQPVEKDVLKVAEESEIYTTNISLNQDYWYDLQQPNKVGLAAPIKRILNELRV
- a CDS encoding FKBP-type peptidyl-prolyl cis-trans isomerase, translating into MALNFDSVKLETTEEKGGYGIGLQIGQQLLGSGLEVEPETVMKGIFDVLHQNPPAVDVNEITVALQELQQRAEKAQQAMFAQIEQDGKAFLEENKKAKGVQVTESGLQYEVLVEGNGKVPSAEDKVRVHYAGSLITGQEFDSSIKRGEPAEFPVNGVIKGWVEALTMMPAGSKWRLVVPHELAYGERGAGQLIPPFSTLVFEVELLEVL
- a CDS encoding DUF2569 domain-containing protein, translating into MLVDIPEKEHKGWFILLGTSILFAPFQILAELFPIYELIFENEFWEELITVNSPYYVPHLKYFVICELVCNILILLAWIYLAYLFFTKHYKFPKLFVIISLASLLFIIVDTSVEYLVFKDVLISVVRGDIAIRIMTIYCLIWITYVRKSVRVKNTFVKKKGSTKKECG